tccaaacaatgaccgtgctagctatgaaaatgaaaggtttctaactgcatgaatgaAAATTAACTAGTTTTCAGGCAAACCGGCACAGTGTAACAGGTAGCAATTTCCTCCTTGTATACTCCTGAAGATGAAGCTTGAACAATTCAGACTAGAATTAAAGTTCATTTTTTTCAATAAGAGAAACAATTTATCACAGACTCTGTTGGCTTCTTCACAAGTAGAAATTTTATATCAGAATTGGATGGTTTACTGAAGAGGTGTTTTAGTTTGAACAGGAACTAACAGGAACCGCATTACATTATTCAGCTCACGGTAGAGCATCTTGTGACATGTTCAATGTGGTGTTAGCTATTATACTATATTAATGGTAGTGGGAAATTAAGGTAAGTTTTTGCTCATCTGTCTCTtagccatcttttttttttttttttttaataactgttctCACTGTGATCTAAGTCAAACTTCATCCATTTTTTGCATTAGAGcttcttctgctttattttataGAATCATGGATTTTCCAGGACACTTCAAGCAACTCTTTCAGCAGCTAAACTACCAGAGGCTTCATGGCCAACTTTGTGACTGTGTCATTGTGGTGGGAAACAGACATTTCAAAGCCCATCGCTCTGTTCTGGCAGCTTGTAGCACACACTTCCGAGCTCTCTTTACTGTAGCAGAGGGTGATCAAACTATGAACATAATTCAGCTGGACAGTGAAGTGGTGACAGCAGAAGCTTTTGCTGCCCTGATTGATATGATGTACACTTCTACACTAATGCTTGGTGAGAGCAATGTAATGGATGTTTTGCTGGCTGCTTCTCACTTACATTTGAACTCTGTTGTTAAAGTGTGTAAACACTACCTTACTACCAGGACATTATCAATGTCTCCACCTAGTGACAGAGTTCAGGAGCAAAATGCACGTATCCAAAGAACTTTCATGTTTCAGCAGCTTGGGCTGAGCATTGTGAGCTCTGCATTAAATTCCACTCAGAGCACAGCGGAACAACGAAATACCATGAGCTCATCGATGAGAAGTAACATAGAACAACGTACTACCTTTCCTATCCGGCGTCTCCACAAGCGTAAACAGTCTTCTGATGATCAAGCTAGACAGCGAATCAAACCTACTGTAGATGAGTCCATTTCAGATATTACTCCAGAGAGTGGGCAGTCAGTAGTTCAttcaaaagaagattttttttcaccaGATTCACTGAAAAATGCAGACAATTCTAAGGATGATGCTGTTACTGATAAACAAGCGAATAATACTATTATGTTTGATCAGTCTTTTGGTGCTCGAAAAGATGTTCAAGTGTCTAGCCAGTCAGTCAACAGTGGAGGAAACATTTCACAGATATCCATCTCATCTCAGGAAATGCAAGTGGAAACCAGTTTTGATCAGGAAGctacttctgaaaaaaacaacttCTCATGCAAAAATCCAGAGGTCAGTCTGAATGAAAAAAACCACATGGGGGTGGTGGTTAAATCTGAGCCTTTGAGTTCCCCAGAGCCTCAAGATGAAGTGAGCGATGTCACTTATCAAGCAGAAGGTAGTGAGTATGTTGAAGCGGAAGGAGGAGCAGTGAGCACAGAGAAGATAGAACTGAGTCCTGAAAGTAGTGATCGTAGCTTTTCTGACCCACAGTCCAGTACTGATAGAGTGGGAGACATCCATATTGTGGAAGTGTCAAATAACCTGGAACACAAGTCCACTTTCAGTATATCAAATTTTTTTACTAAAGGCAGAGGTGGTAACTTCGGTGCAAGTCAAAATAGCAATGATAACATTCTGAATACAACAAGGGACTGCAGAATGGACAGTGATGCCGCTTACCTATTGAGTCCAGAGTCTGACCCTGCTAGTAGTCATTCCTCTGTTACAGTTTGTCATGTAGAGAATTCATTCAGTGAGTCTGCAGACTCTCATTTTGTTAGACCAATGCAGGATCCAGTGGCTCTTCCATGTGTACAGACTTCTGGGTACAGGGCTGCAGAACAATTTGGTATGGATTTTCCAAGGTCAGGCTTGGGCCTGCACTCTTCATCAAGGATGGCGATGGGATCTGTAAGAGGTGGAGCTAGTAGCTTTCCTGGCTATCGTCGCATAGCCCCCAAAATGCCTGTTGTGACCTCTGTCAGGAGCTCCCAGCTACAAGATAACACTTCCAATTCCCAGTTGTTAAACAATGGGACCACTTCTTTTGAAAATGGACATCCTTCACAACCTGGTCCACCACAGTTGACAAGGGCATCTGCAGATGTTCTTTCAAAATGTAAGAAGGCCTTATCTGAACATAATGTCTTGGTTGTTGAAGGTGCTCGTAAATATGCCTGTAAGATCTGCTGCAAGACTTTTTTGACCTTAACAGACTGTAAGAAGCACATTCGTGTGCATACAGGAGAAAAGCCTTATGCTTGTTTAAAATGTGGCAAACGGTTCAGCCAATCCAGCCATCTATATAAACATTCCAAAACAACCTGTCTGAGGTGGCAGAGCAGCAATCTACCTAGCACTTTGCTTTAATCTCCCCCAATCCCTAGCCCCATGGGAATACTAATACAAACTAATGTTCCTTTGTTCAGGGCTGGATGTTAAGAAGCTGCCCTGGTAGATTAGTAAATGCTTGCATGTGATTGTGCTGCATTCTCAAAAGTCTTGGTTCTGTAAATTTGTGATAATGCCATATTTACCTTACAGGAGTGTAGTGAGACAACTTTTTATGAACTATTTTAAGATCTTCAGAAGGAGGCACTGTAGACAGTTATTGTTAAATACATGCAGGTCTTGGGCTTACAGGGATGTAATCTCTGTAAActcttgtggagtctccttccctggagacattcaaagcccgcctggacatgttcttgtgcgacctcacctaggcgttcctgctccagcagggggattggactagatgatcttttgaggtcccttccaatcccaaacatactgtgatactgtgaaaccaAGTAGTTCCATTATAGGGCAGACAGGTGGGGGTTCAGTGAGAATGTAGTTAACTCCTTATTATGTTGGAGTACCATATTTCAAGAATGAAAACCTGaagggcaatttttttttttttttttttttttttgggggggggggggatttgTAAAATCCTGAaaacttttaaataaattatCCATAAGTTGGTAAGTTGTGTATGAACAGTAATGCAAAGAAATCTTTACAGTAACTAATACAGATTGCATATTCTTAAAAGAAAACCAACTTTGGATGCACCTGTCTGccataaaatgctttaaaatgttaATCCTGAAGGTAGTTTTAGAGTTCTGAATGCATTTTTGGCTGTTTCACAGTGAAGGACCATGCATAATGAAGATACTTAAAATAAGTCCACAACAAGTAACTTCTGGACTGTTAGATATGTATATAAATACTTTGAATATAGCAAGATCTAATAATTTTAGCATTTTTTCTGTTTGAGTAATAAGTAAAATACTGTTTCTTCTTTGTGCTATTCTTAGCAATATTTTAAACAACTTATGTTTCGTATGTTTAAATTTCATAGACATGGAAGCCTGAAACGAGCTTGTCTATatctactttgttttgttttaaatgagaaatGATTTGTGGTGGCTCTTTTTACTGGGTAAGGTAGTTTCTTATTCCAGATGCAGATAGTCAATCTGATTCACATTACTGTGTAAGCATACTATCATTTCCTCATTTTATCTTCAGGCTTTAATTTCTTCCTCCATATACTTACTGTCCTTCTTAACTATAGATTGTTCCTCAGATCACTGTCAGGAATGAGCCTCACTTACCATATTTATGGATGTCTCTGTATAAAATATAGCTATCAACACCAATCCTTCAGTTTAGAGTAGTATCATAAATGTACTTTTTCAAGTAAGTAAAAATCTAgcattaatttcattaaaaatatagcATTCTACACTTTGTAAAGCAGAAGTTCAGTGATCTGTATTCTTCAGGTGAATCACATAGAGTGTGTTTTAATTTCCTCTTCTTAGAAAACACTGTAACTAATAATGTTTGTagagtttgttttgtgggtttttttttgtttgttttgttttgttacagatGGCCATGAACTAACAACTGCCTTTTAATATATTAGGTTTCTAAATAAATTTTGAAGTACTTATGTTGTCCCAAAAGCAGGGTTCTTTACCAAGTCTGCAAGCAGCCAAATATACACAGTCGagatttaattttattatgaGATTGTGCAGTGTCAGGTGCTAGGTGATAAAACCACAAAGCTAGCACACCTTCTTCACAGTACTTAAATAATTTATACTTTTGATTTTGGTTAGTACCTCCCACATTTCCACCCCCTTTCCAGGATTGGTTAGTAATTTACATATGGTTACACAATTATTTTCTTGTATTACGCATGCTCATGGGTTAGGGTCTTCACCTGGGCAGGGGTCTTTGTGCCTGTggatgtgatttttagtattataatgagcttataatgagcaaaggtCATCTAAAGGACATTCTATCTGACAGTCTAAGATATATGCTAAACAAACTCAATTAATTATGCATGTTCCAGAATGTTCAAATGGCAAGGACAGCAGCTCTTGGTAAGGAGTTCCTCAAATAACTCTTATCTTTGTTTAAGGAGCAGACTGACCTGGTACTGGTCCACTGCTCGCATATCCTTAGGTTAGTAATTGCTGACAGGATTTTCACATTCTTAGGTTAGTAATTGttgacaggattcattcttttaattgGTAATGACTACACTTATACTGATAAATGTTACTCTGCTTATGTGGGAGCTGGGTCAGTGCTTCAGCATGTCAGTTCTACCTAGAACAGACAGATATTTAACATTTTCTGTATCTAAGTTACACAGCAGTTGCagcttttaatataaaaatgtacTTGAGATCTTCCCCTCTTTGTTCTGTATAGCAAATATATCCTGTATGATGTTATTGACCAATTTGAGGAACCTGTGCTATCTGATAGACAGATAAGACTTCTGAATGATCTTGGATTTATATTTAggtaaactgaaaagaaaatcctAATTTATAGCGATGTAACTAATTTTAACTGGTTGAACAATCCAAAGTATTGAAGCACCAAAACAAAATGTGCATTGTCAGACCAAAGAAACATGGAACTGTCTCTACATGTGTCTTTATATGAAATAGTAGTTCACTAATAAAGAAATACAGTTTTATCTCCTCTAACCACACGTCTCCATGTTGTAAAAACTGCCTaatgtctgaaaatattttatttgcagcTTGAGCATCCAAGGTAAAGAAGAATGTGGAACTATGGTGAATGGCATGATTAAATTCTTTAGTAAGTTAAAATCTCACTACAGGTTTTATTTAATGGTCACATTTCTGgatctttatttttaaagcattaaatACATTTGTCATACTTAAAGAAAGCAGTAGGAAAGAGCACATTTTGTTTGATAATCGTATTGATATCAGGGTTTAATGACATTGAGCCTCAGTCTCACTGGCTCAACAGTAAGATACAGTATTTTCTACTTAATTATCTTGCTCGTCTGTTGCCTCGTTAGTGACATCCTGCCTGTTTTTCCATCTTCTTTGCCTTTCTAGTGTTTCCCTTAAAATTAGTTTTATctatattttctgctttcataTGCTACATAGCACCTGAAACCCTACCATGTTTAGATGTAGTTTTTGACTAGCCAGAAGTTGTAAGGGAGGacttagttgattttttttttttttcaagtagcaATTTTAAATTTTCCTCATTCATTGATCCTATTGTTCCTGGAGGGGCAAACTGAAAACTTGTGAAATTGTGTCTGACTGCTCTTGCTTTCTTGGTCTTTCACTATCATAGATTCACAGAacatttggattggaagggacctcgggaggtctctagtccaacacTCTGCTCAAAACAGGGTCAGCTATGAGGTCAGACAAGGTTGCTCAGACTTGGTTCAGTCAGGGCTTGAAAACCTTCAGGAACAGAACTCCCACAACCTCTCTTGGCCCATTTTCCACTGCATGACTgtcctcatagtgaaaaagtttttccttatatccagtctgaacttcTCTTGTTTCAACTTTATGCCTGTTGTTTCTCAGCCTGCTGCTACGCAccactgggaagagcctggctccatcttatTGTTGATTTTCTTGCACGTGTTGGAAGGCTGCTACTAGGTCCCCCAAAGTGtttttttctccaagctaaacaagcTAGTTTCTCTTAGCCTCTCCTTATGGGGCATTTACTCTAGCTCTTTGCACTTCTTGGTGGCTGTACtgagtctggctgggatggagttaactttcttcatagcagTCCATATTGTGTTGCGCTTTGCATTTATGGCTGAAACGGTActgataacacaccagtgttttggctattgctgaaTAAGTGCTTGCAGGGTGGATGTTTGGATGCTGGCCGGGGTCAACCCACCCCAGTGGCCTTCCACTGAATTTGCTCCATTTTGTTGATGTAAAGGGAGATCACTTCCTGGATCTATTTCCTGTGTTCCTCATAATACAGCACAGAATGCTATTAGCTGCATTAGCTGCCTGGGcaaactgctggctcatgttcagcttgctttCTTCTACAGTCCCCAGCCCTTTACAGCAGAGCTGTTTCTTAGTCAGTCTGTCACCAGTTTGTATTGttgcaagggatttttttttctctcatggtGGCAGAGTTTGGCATTTGTCCTTGAATTTGATAAGGTTCTTCCTTTAGGCCCATTCCTctagccaggatgctgttggcctttttggccacctaggcacactgctggctcatattcagttggctgtcaatcaacatccccagatccctctctgccaggcagctttccagctgctcttccccaagcctgtaacattgcctggggttgttgtgacccaagtgcaggacccggcacttggccttgttaaacctcatacagtttgcctcagcccaacgatcgagccagtccagatccatctgtatggccttcctaccctccagcagatcaagactcccacccaatttggtgtcatctgcaaacttactaaggctgCACTcgattccctcatccagatcattgataaagagactaaacagaactggccccagtactgagccctggggaacaccactcgtgaccggctgacaactggatttggctctgttcaccacaactctttgggctcagccctccagccagttctttatccatcacagatacaccatcgaggtcatgagctgcagcttctccaggagatgctgtgggaaatggtgtcaaaggctttactgaagtctaagtacacaacatccacagcctttccctcatctactagttgggtcaccttctcgtagaaggagatcaggttggtcaagcaggacctgcctttcataaacccatgttgactgagcctgatcatatggttctcttgtatgtgccgtgtTATGTTACTcaggatcatctgctccatgaccttccccagcaccgaggtcagactgacaggtctgtagttccctggatcctccttttggCCCTTCTTGTaaatgggtgtcacatttgccaacttccagtcatctgggacctccccagttagccaagattgctgatagataatggaaagtggctcagcgatcacctctgccagctccctcagcacctttgggtgaattccatctggccccatagacttgtgggtgtccaagttgtgtagcaggtcactaaccatttccccttggattattggggcttcattctgctccccatccctgtcttctggctcagggggctgggtacccggAGCAcagctgttctgactattaaagactgaggcaaagaaggcatttcgtacctcagcctttccctcatcttctgtcactatgtttccccccacatccatcaggggatggagattttccttagccctcctcttgttgctaatgtatttatagaaacatttcttatttcctttcaCAGCTGTGGctaggcccagctctagttgggctttggcccttctgattttctccctcacattattcttgtattcctcttgagtagcctgcccctccttccaaaagttataaattctcttttcattcctaagttccagccgcagctctctgttcagccaggccggccttcttccccgTCGGCTCACCTTCCGGCATACGGGGACAGCCCactcctgcgcctctaagattatcttcttgaagagagaccagccttcctggactcccaGAATACACCCTTGCAGTACCTGACTTGTAACTAGCCTCCAGGTAAAGTAAGACCCGTTAACCACTACCTCCCTGTGGGAGGCGGTATTGAAAGCCTTGCTGGAGTTAACCTAAATGACATCCAGTACTCTCCCCTCATCTACAAATTCAGCCATTTTATCACAGAAGACAATCAGGTTGATCAGGTGTGATTTACTCTTGGTAAATCGATGCTGACCAGGAGACCATTGTACACTGAGGAATTAGCGACCCACATATCAGTTAATCTGAGGAGGCCAGGCCTGTGCTGAGCTACACATCAAGTGTAGgctagcatggagggtgttggcctcttctcctaactagcaagtgatagggcaagaggaaattTCTCAAGAGGTTCCTGATTTGACCCTCATCCACTACTGGTAGAGTTCTTTTCCTTGAACCCTGTCTCCATGTACAGAGTCCTGGAAGACCTTGCTGATGAAGGCCATGACAAAGAAGGCGGTGAGTGCCTCAGCCTTGTCTGTGTCTGCTGTCACTAAATTATTATACTTACCCCATTCATCAGCAGATGCTCATTTTCCTTGCTCAGCCTTTTACTGTTAATATATTGATAGTAGCTGTTCTTGTTGCCCCTGAATCCCTTGCAGGTGTCAACTCTATGAAGAATTATTTCAGAAAGATATCACCGTGTAAGTAACCCATACTGCAAAATAAATAACGCATCTCCAAGCCTGATAATTGTTATAAAGCTATCActgttgggggttttttatttggGAGACTCACTTTCTGAGCATTACAGTGACATCTCATGTGAAGATGTCAGTATGTTTAGTGTAacgaaatacattaaaaaataaatactactTTTTGGGCTCTTATGTCTGATTTATTTGCTTACGTtgtcctgggtttttttgttgataGCTTGCAGTGGATTATTGACTGAACAAGTTGTGGTTGTGTGTTCAGTAAGCAGGTTGCATGTGTTATGTATGTGTCAGTGGAAATTTATCTTGTCAACTGTGAACACacaatggtggggtttttttgtcttgtggttttttgttgttgttatttaaccAAATTAAACAAAGTACACAGTACTGCTCATGCAAGCCTCCTgccttacactgatttttttcttttttttcccaactgcaAGGTCACACAGTACTTGATCAACATACAAATGGACAGTAGTTGAGCCATTATAAAGTCTTACAGGGTTGTTTTATCCCATCAACATTTTGTGAGCCAATTTGAACCAGCAGAGTGAGATTGCAGTAGTTTTATATTGGGAAAATTTGCATAAAGTTAGGACGTATTTTCTGTTCTCTGGCAATAATGTCTGCAGATGACCACCGCATGTCACTCAGACTTAATTGGTTGTATAAATTAATTTGGCTAACAGGCAATGCAAGCCACTTTAAAAATTATCTTGAAAGCAATCACCTACTCTTTATGCTAGCCTTTAAAAGAATATTGTTTTTTATCTAAAACTAATCATAAAGGGCTCTTTTAATGTAAGAATGCTGTTCCTTTAGAGTATATATTCTTTATATGAGGTAATTATTATGGTCATTATTGAAATAATAGTAATATCACCAGTGAGAGAGAGACCCATCATAGGTGCAAGAACACCAAAAAAGCTATCTATCATCTTCTTTCCTGTAAGAGAAATGGAAAGGGACCATATGTTGACTCCTGTTAATGCCACATCAGTCTTGTTTATCTTTACACAGCTGGAGTGCTGAAGACACTTGTGTTTTAATAAATTGTTTGGTAGACCAGTTACTCTTATGTAAACAAACTACTAGCCATGGTCTTGAATAGCTGTTTTTGATGGCATTGTCTGAGAGATGTGTTATAATATATAATTTGATCTCTGTCCTGCAGGAATCCAGAAAGAGTGAGAGGGTGTGTATGGAAGAGAAAACATAATAAATCAACTTTGCTGTAGATGGCCAAGTTTATCAGCTTAAAAATTTGCCCCCCCCCCACGTCCCCTAAGTCCCCTGCATCTACACTGAAAGTTGTCGCCTTGCCCAAGGACCTCCAACATAATAGGGTGCAGCTAATAACTGAACCGAAAAGAGATATTCACTAACTTTCTTCCTGCAAccaaagaggaaggggaagaacacacagctaattgATAAACCTCCAGCAGCCCAGCACGGTGTACCAGTAATGACTGGTAACGTTACTGATTAGTTGACCACGTGTGTTAGGGCACCATAAGGAAGTGGATGAGGCCCTGTGATTAGCTGGTGGTTTCGTATCCCCAGGGATTTTGATGCTTTCTTTTATTCATCTGTGCTCTTCTGCGCTGAGTGGATCGTGGTACGATGATGCTATTTCCGGGTGCTGGTGAGGcagcggggggagggggaggaagaggagaaagagattGAGATTAGAACGAGCTGGAGACGGAGTTGCTTGGGTTGAAAATAATAGCTATTTTTGGCCCTTTTCATGCTCTGGAAATTCTTCCACCTGGATATAAAGAGAAGTGGGTTGGGGGAACTGCAGGTAAGATAGACAGGCGGCAGCTAGTGGCAGCTGTTTGTGTTGTGCGGGGGGGCAGGAAATGGTGCGCGCGCGCTCCTGAATTGCGGATGTGCGCCTGGGCGAGTTGATAAATGTGAAGGGGAATGGGAGAGTCGGCGAGTGGTTTATAGTTAATTTGGCTATTTAGCTGACGGTAGGGGGAGTGGGGTGCATGCCTTCTGCGCATGATCTAGGAGTTAACACAGAGGCGGATCAGGTAGCGAGTGAGGTTGTATCTTGCTCTCTGGTATCCTCCCCTTGCATTCCCTTGGGTTGCTgtgaagtccttgttttccttgCAGTCTTCTGTAGCACTTTGTGCCTTCAATTTGGAGAGTGTGTGGTGGTAGTTCAGCTGGGCTTGAATGAAATTTTTGCCTGAGCAGTTGCATGGGAGGGGACTGATGTTCTTGCAGACTGTCTTTCATAAGCATGTGTGTGCCTCTGGGAAAAAGGTGAAAAGACAGGTCACTGGGGAAAAAGCTTCTAGCTCTGAGGTTTATCTTTAGCAAGCCTGTAGGTTCTGACTTACGGGGGGAATGCAAGTTATGAACACATCTTTCACAGGCAGCTTTCTGGACATCAGCAACACCTAAGTGATAGTCAGAGAGTCAGACAAGTTTTGGCAGTCTCTTCACAACATCCCAGATCTGAGCCCCTGGCAAGCAGCAAACTTCTCTAGATAACAGATCAGGTTGGCAGATGGGTGTCTGCCCTGTAGCAGGGAGTTTCCCACTACAACACTCACCACCTCCAGGTGGTCTGAAGAGAC
This window of the Patagioenas fasciata isolate bPatFas1 chromosome W, bPatFas1.hap1, whole genome shotgun sequence genome carries:
- the LOC136114608 gene encoding zinc finger and BTB domain-containing protein 5-like, which produces MDFPGHFKQLFQQLNYQRLHGQLCDCVIVVGNRHFKAHRSVLAACSTHFRALFTVAEGDQTMNIIQLDSEVVTAEAFAALIDMMYTSTLMLGESNVMDVLLAASHLHLNSVVKVCKHYLTTRTLSMSPPSDRVQEQNARIQRTFMFQQLGLSIVSSALNSTQSTAEQRNTMSSSMRSNIEQRTTFPIRRLHKRKQSSDDQARQRIKPTVDESISDITPESGQSVVHSKEDFFSPDSLKNADNSKDDAVTDKQANNTIMFDQSFGARKDVQVSSQSVNSGGNISQISISSQEMQVETSFDQEATSEKNNFSCKNPEVSLNEKNHMGVVVKSEPLSSPEPQDEVSDVTYQAEGSEYVEAEGGAVSTEKIELSPESSDRSFSDPQSSTDRVGDIHIVEVSNNLEHKSTFSISNFFTKGRGGNFGASQNSNDNILNTTRDCRMDSDAAYLLSPESDPASSHSSVTVCHVENSFSESADSHFVRPMQDPVALPCVQTSGYRAAEQFGMDFPRSGLGLHSSSRMAMGSVRGGASSFPGYRRIAPKMPVVTSVRSSQLQDNTSNSQLLNNGTTSFENGHPSQPGPPQLTRASADVLSKCKKALSEHNVLVVEGARKYACKICCKTFLTLTDCKKHIRVHTGEKPYACLKCGKRFSQSSHLYKHSKTTCLRWQSSNLPSTLL